A region of Paenibacillus sp. 37 DNA encodes the following proteins:
- a CDS encoding flagellar protein FlaG, which yields MNIQFSLSAASSVTNPATEVQHPAGASQAVTDTANIRTAKEAYAKEKQGVHLSVGEELLIRNIDRAVKALQGPETTLDISIHEKTHDIMVKVLNKETGELLREIPPEKTLDLVAKMMEIAGILIDEKI from the coding sequence GTGAATATTCAATTTTCCTTATCTGCTGCCTCATCTGTAACAAACCCTGCTACTGAGGTGCAGCACCCAGCAGGCGCTTCTCAAGCGGTAACCGACACAGCAAACATCAGGACAGCGAAGGAAGCTTATGCCAAAGAAAAACAAGGTGTACACTTATCTGTAGGGGAAGAACTGCTGATCCGCAACATTGATCGAGCGGTGAAAGCCTTGCAAGGTCCGGAAACGACATTAGATATTAGTATTCATGAGAAGACACATGATATCATGGTCAAAGTTTTAAATAAGGAAACTGGGGAATTGCTCCGTGAGATACCACCGGAGAAAACGTTGGATTTAGTAGCCAAGATGATGGAAATTGCGGGTATCTTAATTGATGAGAAAATATAG
- the flgL gene encoding flagellar hook-associated protein FlgL, with protein sequence MRITNNMLSSQLLLNLNRNAQQMNNTQTQLATGRKINKPSDDPVGITYSLRYRAELSSNEQYQKNVDSAISWLEFNDTVMNQAGNVVQRLRELVVQGSTGTNPQSALDSINEEVKQLNEQLIDVSNSKLNGKYIFNGETYDVKPYEFPTNPDGSFDTSNAASIVTDKGKINFIVGESVQLPINVNGNEVFGTGTEEDNLFVTVNNIMKALTEGDTEALSKQLDNIDARMNKMLAIRSELGAKTNRVDLMMGRLDDLNINLTDLQAKVEDADYAELAMKSKIQENIYNASLSAGAKIISPSLVDFLR encoded by the coding sequence ATGAGAATAACAAATAATATGCTCAGTTCACAGCTACTGTTAAACCTGAACCGGAACGCACAACAGATGAATAACACCCAGACCCAATTAGCTACAGGTCGGAAGATTAACAAACCTTCAGATGATCCGGTAGGAATAACGTACTCCCTTCGTTATCGTGCAGAGCTATCCTCCAATGAGCAGTATCAGAAAAACGTAGACAGTGCTATTTCTTGGTTGGAATTCAATGATACCGTTATGAATCAAGCTGGGAACGTTGTTCAACGCCTACGTGAACTGGTAGTTCAGGGATCGACAGGCACTAATCCTCAATCTGCACTAGACAGCATTAACGAGGAAGTAAAACAGTTGAATGAACAACTAATTGATGTATCTAATAGTAAACTGAACGGCAAGTATATCTTCAACGGTGAAACCTATGACGTAAAACCTTATGAGTTTCCTACCAATCCAGATGGGTCCTTTGATACTTCGAATGCTGCATCTATTGTAACGGACAAGGGTAAAATTAACTTTATTGTTGGTGAGAGTGTACAGTTACCCATCAATGTGAATGGCAATGAGGTATTTGGTACTGGAACGGAAGAGGATAATCTATTCGTAACGGTTAATAACATTATGAAGGCTCTAACAGAAGGGGATACCGAGGCGTTATCCAAACAACTGGATAATATAGATGCCCGAATGAACAAGATGCTAGCAATTCGTTCGGAGCTTGGGGCAAAAACCAACCGTGTTGATCTGATGATGGGACGTCTCGATGACCTTAATATCAATTTGACAGATCTGCAAGCCAAAGTAGAGGATGCCGACTATGCTGAACTGGCAATGAAATCTAAAATACAGGAAAACATCTATAATGCTTCCTTGTCTGCAGGTGCCAAAATCATCTCTCCTTCTCTGGTAGACTTCCTGAGATAA
- a CDS encoding cold shock domain-containing protein, giving the protein MQGKVKWFNAEKGYGFIETEDGGDVFVHFSAIQTEGFKTLEEGQSVEFDIVEGARGPQAANVIKL; this is encoded by the coding sequence ATGCAAGGTAAAGTAAAATGGTTCAACGCAGAAAAAGGTTACGGTTTCATTGAGACTGAAGATGGCGGCGACGTATTCGTACATTTCTCCGCAATTCAAACCGAAGGATTCAAAACTTTGGAAGAAGGTCAATCCGTAGAATTCGACATCGTCGAAGGCGCGCGTGGACCGCAAGCAGCTAACGTAATCAAATTATAA
- the fliD gene encoding flagellar filament capping protein FliD has product MVTRINGFSGMDIESMVKSMMATKRVPLDKLNQEKQLLQWQRESYRELSSKLYDFGTNKLITKYGNSTALNANKATVTGNTDAVKAEASATASGVEMRISVEKLAESATITTSGLGQGVSGSTSLAALEGVDLSKMGSADLAKYLQKGFDIKINGVSFTDKDGKSLFNGMTSISTLVSTINSNAQANAVATYDEITGKLSIASKTGGEGNTVTVETPSGGNSIMALFSKKTLIETNGPGTGVTADKTLADLYKLNGGKDPEPGAPAKTYSFVLNGKTLNFSETDKISDVLDKINGSGSDAIAKFEDGRLSITAQVDKELKMSGGSYEFMSLFKGIKSYEDGAPYTATVGKDAIVTVNGEAIKGIKSNSFSLNGVQITLLGVTKTGTTDNLAVIKNQSDPDKALESIKSFIEDYNSLIKALNSKVEETKYRDFKPLTDEQKKELKETEINTWTEKAKSGLLKNDDIIKTVLSEMRQVITEKLGPLSALGITTGNYSENGKLVILDETKLKGMISSNPQLALDLFQGPANAPKEGLFDKLADKVSNAIEKVYQRAGTNRYTTDVTSAFRDENIMGRKMKDYNNRILMMQTNLQRTEDRYYKQFAAMEAAMNKMQTQSSSLFSSLGQS; this is encoded by the coding sequence ATGGTTACACGTATTAATGGATTTTCCGGTATGGATATTGAAAGTATGGTTAAGAGTATGATGGCGACGAAGCGTGTGCCTTTAGATAAACTCAATCAGGAAAAGCAACTTCTGCAATGGCAACGGGAAAGCTATCGTGAATTGAGCAGTAAACTATATGATTTCGGAACGAATAAGTTAATTACAAAATACGGAAATTCCACGGCGTTGAATGCCAACAAAGCAACAGTCACCGGAAACACTGATGCGGTCAAAGCTGAAGCGTCAGCAACCGCTAGTGGAGTTGAAATGAGGATTAGTGTTGAAAAGCTGGCCGAAAGTGCAACCATCACAACATCTGGGCTTGGCCAAGGGGTTAGTGGTTCCACATCACTGGCGGCTTTGGAAGGCGTAGACCTATCTAAGATGGGTTCAGCGGATTTGGCCAAATACCTCCAAAAGGGTTTTGATATCAAGATTAATGGTGTAAGCTTCACAGATAAAGATGGAAAATCGTTGTTTAATGGAATGACTTCGATCTCTACACTGGTCTCGACCATAAATTCCAATGCTCAGGCAAATGCAGTTGCAACTTATGATGAAATCACAGGTAAGTTGTCTATTGCTTCTAAAACAGGTGGAGAAGGTAATACGGTTACGGTGGAAACGCCTAGCGGTGGGAATTCCATAATGGCTCTATTTTCTAAAAAGACTTTGATTGAAACAAACGGTCCAGGTACCGGTGTTACAGCCGACAAAACACTGGCTGATCTCTACAAGTTGAATGGTGGTAAAGATCCAGAACCAGGTGCACCTGCCAAAACGTACAGTTTCGTTCTAAATGGTAAAACTCTAAACTTTAGTGAAACTGATAAGATATCTGATGTGCTAGATAAAATCAATGGTTCTGGTTCTGATGCAATAGCAAAATTCGAGGATGGGAGATTAAGCATTACTGCTCAAGTGGATAAGGAGCTTAAGATGAGCGGTGGATCCTACGAATTTATGAGTTTGTTCAAAGGAATTAAGTCTTATGAGGATGGTGCTCCATATACTGCTACTGTAGGTAAAGATGCAATTGTTACGGTGAATGGTGAAGCTATAAAGGGGATCAAGAGCAATTCTTTTTCTCTCAACGGAGTACAAATCACTTTGTTGGGTGTTACTAAGACGGGCACAACTGATAATTTAGCTGTAATCAAAAATCAAAGTGATCCAGATAAGGCACTGGAATCTATTAAGAGCTTTATCGAAGATTATAATAGCCTGATAAAGGCTCTAAACTCAAAGGTTGAGGAGACGAAGTATCGTGACTTTAAACCTCTAACAGATGAGCAGAAGAAAGAATTGAAAGAAACCGAGATCAATACTTGGACTGAAAAGGCAAAAAGTGGTTTGCTTAAAAATGACGATATCATTAAAACTGTATTGTCCGAAATGCGTCAAGTGATCACGGAGAAACTCGGTCCATTGAGTGCCTTGGGTATTACAACAGGAAACTATTCAGAGAATGGTAAGTTAGTTATATTGGATGAAACAAAGCTTAAAGGTATGATTAGTTCTAATCCACAGCTTGCACTCGATCTATTTCAGGGGCCAGCAAACGCTCCTAAAGAAGGCTTGTTCGACAAATTGGCAGACAAGGTATCTAACGCAATTGAGAAAGTCTACCAACGCGCCGGGACCAACAGATATACAACAGATGTAACAAGCGCATTCCGTGATGAAAACATCATGGGTCGTAAAATGAAAGATTATAATAATCGAATTCTGATGATGCAAACCAACTTGCAACGAACAGAAGACAGATACTACAAACAATTTGCTGCGATGGAAGCGGCAATGAACAAGATGCAAACACAGTCGTCCAGTCTCTTTTCCAGTTTAGGACAATCTTAA
- a CDS encoding flagellar protein FliT, whose translation MDKSSYLTQLQQLTSNIMDVLYEAEYEQLEAFVEERQVIINGLVEQFSLQPASVTEKIEIEQLLGNDNEIVARMNVLRLEAQDWLHKRGQAKTQRNAYESGYTPDSFLMDKKK comes from the coding sequence ATGGATAAATCGTCATATCTGACTCAGTTACAGCAGCTGACAAGTAATATCATGGACGTGTTATATGAAGCTGAGTATGAGCAACTCGAAGCTTTCGTTGAAGAGCGCCAAGTTATTATTAATGGACTTGTGGAGCAGTTTTCTCTCCAGCCCGCAAGTGTAACTGAGAAGATAGAGATCGAACAGCTCTTGGGCAACGACAACGAAATTGTAGCACGTATGAATGTTCTGCGATTAGAAGCTCAGGACTGGTTGCATAAACGAGGACAAGCCAAAACACAGCGAAATGCTTATGAGTCAGGTTATACACCAGATAGTTTTTTAATGGACAAAAAGAAATGA
- the fliW gene encoding flagellar assembly protein FliW: protein MWGELEVNEEDLYQFSKGLPGFEEETEYALIPWEDTPFSYLQSVKEPGLSFLLVSPFMFVPDYSFELGEVDKEELGIEEQVSVFSLVTIHSDTNKSTMNLLAPVVLNPEQRLGKQVVLHQSSYETRHLIWAEDKANSVKGGV, encoded by the coding sequence ATGTGGGGAGAATTAGAGGTCAATGAGGAAGATTTGTATCAATTTTCCAAAGGGTTACCAGGATTTGAGGAAGAGACGGAGTACGCGTTAATTCCATGGGAAGATACGCCATTCAGTTATTTACAATCAGTAAAAGAACCTGGATTATCGTTCTTGTTGGTTAGTCCATTTATGTTTGTACCTGATTATAGTTTTGAATTGGGCGAGGTGGATAAGGAAGAGTTAGGGATTGAAGAGCAGGTGTCGGTTTTCTCTCTGGTAACTATTCATTCTGACACAAATAAATCTACCATGAATTTACTGGCTCCCGTTGTACTTAATCCAGAGCAACGTTTGGGGAAACAAGTGGTACTCCATCAATCCAGCTATGAGACACGCCATCTCATTTGGGCTGAAGACAAAGCAAATTCAGTGAAGGGTGGAGTCTGA
- a CDS encoding DUF6470 family protein, with translation MNTLPVVQIRTTPSILNMDADPGQYSIRQPKAEVQLNTRPAKLTVESHPITLHVDQSKAFSAYNGGNMIDMNARIYSGIQQQFLQNMAERVQQGNQLAAIHESGNTIANIVGMDWKPQPFPETRTPASFDNVDTRVDTRPPDINFQPAVSEMNVIVNKPEIAYQRGKLDIYVKQYASVQYTPPAIDVGL, from the coding sequence GTGAACACTCTTCCTGTTGTCCAGATTCGAACAACGCCGTCCATTCTCAATATGGATGCTGATCCTGGTCAGTACTCTATTCGTCAGCCTAAGGCAGAAGTACAGCTAAACACCAGACCTGCCAAGCTAACGGTAGAGAGTCATCCTATCACGCTTCATGTAGATCAAAGTAAGGCTTTCTCGGCTTACAATGGCGGGAATATGATCGATATGAACGCACGAATATATTCTGGAATACAGCAACAATTTCTGCAAAACATGGCTGAACGCGTTCAACAAGGGAATCAATTGGCAGCGATCCATGAGTCGGGTAATACGATTGCCAATATAGTGGGCATGGACTGGAAACCACAGCCATTCCCTGAAACGCGGACTCCGGCTTCATTTGACAATGTTGACACACGTGTTGATACAAGGCCACCGGATATTAACTTTCAACCCGCCGTTTCTGAAATGAACGTTATTGTTAACAAACCCGAGATAGCATATCAACGGGGGAAGCTTGATATTTATGTGAAACAGTATGCGTCAGTTCAATATACTCCACCTGCCATAGATGTGGGATTGTAA
- the csrA gene encoding carbon storage regulator CsrA, with protein sequence MLVLSRKKGESIVIQDHIEVTVLAVEGDTVRIGISAPKHIDIFRQEIYASIQEANRESATPLAANIEAFMERLRKTENKKD encoded by the coding sequence ATGCTGGTATTATCTCGTAAAAAAGGCGAATCCATTGTGATTCAGGATCATATTGAGGTGACCGTACTTGCTGTAGAAGGAGATACCGTACGAATCGGTATTTCTGCACCTAAGCATATAGATATCTTTCGGCAGGAGATCTACGCGTCCATTCAGGAAGCGAATCGGGAGTCAGCTACACCTCTCGCAGCCAATATTGAAGCGTTTATGGAACGTTTAAGAAAAACAGAAAATAAAAAAGATTAA
- the hpf gene encoding ribosome hibernation-promoting factor, HPF/YfiA family: protein MNLSIRGQQIEVTDALKDYVDKKLSRLEKYFDAPLNSDGAVTLSTTRGLHTVEVTIPLKGIVLRAEDESDDMYASIDSVVDKLERQIRKHKTKINRKFRQEGSLKTLFVEDPTGTVATAELDADTDDDDFEVVRTKRFMLKPMDVEEAILQMNMVGHNFFVFSNIDSEEVSVVYKRNDGKYGLIEQG from the coding sequence ATGAATTTAAGTATTCGAGGTCAACAAATCGAGGTTACTGATGCTTTGAAGGATTATGTCGACAAAAAGTTGAGTAGACTCGAGAAGTATTTCGATGCACCCCTTAACTCTGACGGTGCTGTTACATTGAGCACGACGAGAGGTTTGCATACGGTAGAGGTGACGATCCCTTTGAAAGGCATTGTGCTCCGCGCTGAGGATGAGAGCGATGATATGTATGCATCCATTGACTCCGTGGTGGACAAGCTGGAACGTCAGATCCGCAAACACAAAACAAAAATTAACCGTAAGTTCCGCCAGGAAGGCAGCCTGAAAACACTCTTCGTTGAAGATCCAACAGGTACGGTAGCTACAGCTGAACTGGATGCGGACACGGATGACGATGATTTTGAAGTTGTACGGACGAAACGTTTTATGTTGAAACCAATGGACGTGGAAGAGGCTATCCTCCAAATGAACATGGTTGGACACAATTTCTTCGTATTCTCCAACATCGACAGTGAAGAAGTGAGTGTTGTTTACAAACGGAACGATGGTAAGTACGGATTGATCGAACAAGGTTAA
- the secA gene encoding preprotein translocase subunit SecA, which yields MLGLVKKIFGDMNERDVKRLMKTVDVINKLEPQFQALSDEQLKGKTDEYRARIEKGETTDELLPEAFATVREASRRVLGKRHYDVQMLGGIALHEGRISEMKTGEGKTLVGTLPVYLNALMSKGVHVVTVNDYLAQRDSQEMGQIYEFMGMTVGVNLSGMDHALKQHAYACDITYGTNNEFGFDYLRDNMVLYKEQMVQRPLFFCIIDEVDSILVDEARTPLIISGQAQKSTDLYYAADRFVKRLVPEEDFTVDIKVKSVALTEAGVAKAEKAFGIENLYDHANVTLNHHIVQGLKANVIMRRDVDYVVSDEEVMIVDEFTGRLMSGRRYSDGLHQAIEAKEGIEVQNESMTLATITFQNYFRMYRKLAGMTGTAKTEEEEFKKIYGLEVLQIPTNRPNKRDDMADVVYKSIDGKFNAVVEEIVARHSKNQPVLVGTVSIENSERLSDMLKRRGVKHQVLNAKYHAEEAEIISGAGQAGAVTIATNMAGRGTDIILGEGVAEVGGLHIIGTERHESRRIDNQLRGRAGRQGDPGSTQFYLSLGDELMRRFGADNVLNMMERLGFEEDQPIESRMITRAVESAQKRVEGNNFDVRKVVLQYDDVMNQQREIIYKQRREVLESENIKQIVMDMIKPSIERIVEAHCGDDIPENWELQEVADYMNSKLLDDGSITKDDLWGKEAEEIIEFLFTKVQNKYNAREERIGEEMVREFEKVVVLRAVDSKWMDHIDAMDQLRQGIHLRAYGGTDPLREYQFEGFEMFHQMIASIQEEVATYVMRAQIESNQERQAVVEESQISTSGEPAEKRPVKVSDQIGRNDPCPCGSGKKFKHCHGQE from the coding sequence ATGCTAGGACTTGTCAAAAAGATCTTCGGCGACATGAATGAACGTGATGTTAAACGTCTGATGAAGACGGTCGATGTGATCAATAAACTGGAACCACAATTTCAGGCGTTGTCTGATGAACAACTGAAAGGTAAAACGGACGAATACCGTGCTCGTATTGAAAAGGGAGAAACAACAGATGAGCTTCTTCCAGAGGCATTTGCAACCGTACGTGAGGCATCGCGCCGTGTACTGGGCAAACGTCACTACGATGTACAGATGCTGGGCGGGATCGCTCTGCATGAAGGCCGTATTTCCGAGATGAAAACGGGTGAAGGTAAAACGCTGGTAGGAACACTTCCGGTATATCTGAACGCGTTGATGTCCAAAGGTGTTCACGTGGTCACGGTCAATGATTATTTGGCACAGCGGGATAGCCAGGAAATGGGACAAATCTATGAATTCATGGGCATGACGGTAGGGGTTAACCTGAGCGGTATGGACCATGCTTTGAAACAGCATGCGTATGCATGTGATATTACGTACGGAACGAACAACGAGTTTGGTTTTGACTATCTGCGTGACAACATGGTTCTGTACAAAGAGCAAATGGTACAACGTCCATTGTTCTTCTGTATCATTGATGAAGTGGACTCCATCCTGGTCGATGAGGCGCGTACGCCACTCATTATCTCTGGACAAGCTCAGAAGTCGACGGATCTATACTATGCAGCAGATCGTTTTGTGAAACGTTTGGTGCCAGAAGAAGACTTTACAGTAGACATTAAAGTGAAATCCGTAGCGTTGACTGAGGCGGGCGTGGCAAAAGCAGAGAAAGCATTTGGTATCGAGAACTTGTATGATCATGCCAATGTAACTCTCAACCATCACATTGTACAGGGTTTGAAAGCGAACGTAATCATGCGTCGTGACGTGGATTATGTGGTCAGTGATGAGGAAGTCATGATCGTTGATGAATTCACAGGTCGTCTGATGTCTGGACGTCGTTACAGTGATGGATTGCACCAAGCAATTGAAGCCAAAGAAGGCATTGAAGTACAAAACGAGAGCATGACGCTTGCTACGATTACCTTCCAGAACTATTTCCGGATGTACCGTAAACTTGCGGGTATGACGGGTACAGCGAAAACCGAGGAAGAAGAGTTCAAAAAAATCTACGGTCTCGAAGTACTCCAGATTCCAACCAACCGTCCTAACAAACGGGATGACATGGCTGACGTTGTGTACAAGAGCATAGATGGCAAGTTCAACGCGGTTGTGGAAGAAATCGTGGCACGCCACAGCAAGAATCAACCGGTTCTGGTAGGTACAGTATCGATCGAGAACTCGGAGCGCCTGTCAGACATGCTTAAACGCCGTGGGGTAAAACACCAGGTACTGAACGCCAAGTACCATGCGGAAGAAGCAGAGATCATCTCAGGAGCTGGTCAAGCGGGTGCAGTAACGATTGCAACCAACATGGCTGGACGGGGTACAGATATTATCTTGGGTGAAGGTGTAGCTGAAGTAGGCGGCCTTCATATCATCGGTACAGAGCGTCACGAATCACGGCGGATTGATAATCAGCTGCGTGGTCGTGCTGGACGTCAGGGTGACCCGGGTTCAACACAATTCTACCTTTCACTGGGTGATGAATTGATGAGACGTTTCGGTGCAGACAATGTACTGAACATGATGGAGCGCCTTGGTTTTGAAGAAGACCAACCGATTGAGAGCCGAATGATTACCCGTGCAGTAGAATCGGCGCAGAAGCGTGTTGAAGGTAACAACTTTGACGTACGTAAAGTCGTCCTCCAATATGATGATGTTATGAACCAACAACGTGAAATTATATATAAACAGCGCCGCGAGGTACTGGAGTCCGAAAATATTAAACAAATCGTTATGGATATGATCAAACCTTCCATTGAACGTATCGTTGAAGCACATTGTGGTGACGATATTCCGGAAAACTGGGAGCTGCAGGAAGTTGCCGATTACATGAACAGCAAATTGCTGGACGATGGTTCGATAACAAAAGATGATCTGTGGGGTAAGGAAGCAGAAGAGATTATCGAGTTCCTGTTCACGAAAGTTCAAAACAAGTACAATGCACGTGAAGAGCGAATTGGCGAAGAGATGGTTCGTGAGTTCGAGAAAGTGGTTGTGCTCCGTGCAGTAGACAGCAAGTGGATGGATCATATTGATGCAATGGATCAATTGCGTCAAGGTATCCACCTTCGCGCCTACGGTGGTACAGATCCACTGCGTGAATACCAGTTCGAAGGCTTCGAGATGTTCCATCAAATGATCGCTTCGATTCAAGAAGAAGTAGCGACTTATGTGATGAGAGCACAGATCGAGAGCAATCAGGAGCGTCAAGCGGTTGTTGAGGAAAGTCAGATCTCGACAAGCGGTGAACCTGCTGAGAAACGTCCAGTGAAGGTTTCTGACCAAATCGGACGTAACGATCCATGCCCATGCGGTAGTGGCAAGAAGTTCAAACACTGCCACGGTCAAGAGTAG
- a CDS encoding flagellin has product MIINHNVPALNTHRQLSINTGNTNKNIEKLSSGLRINRAGDDAAGLAISEKMRGQIRGLDQASRNAQDGISLIQTAEGALNETHSILQRQREIANQSANGTNTDSDRQALQDEMNALTSEINRIGNTTEFNTQKLLQGDGKSNLTGTGVAKDGFLANGVTNNAAATQALTATANAAAGDTATFTLNGEDLKISFTASGSNGTAATFDSKGYDVTSNSANVAIAATPSAVTTGTAIADALQKVIDSNEKLKGSYTATADGTGKVTITAVDKENGGKFDGSAGNIAKATSTGTLAWAATDGVASVGTTTYTDAKGTLDFTSVNSPAAAEKLLGTGLTINGQQVEFYDATKGEYKGSALGVNISALTKTGATVGAGDVAQAIVDTLATKIEGVTLSVGTAGADTNKLVITANAKGEAGNGITLKDGGVQKNFETSFQIGANTGQSMSLSIGDMRSSALGITGKAGDAGFTKDNTVTDGTNDVKGEAALNISTKEGAAAAIAVLDKATATVSSERSKLGATQNRLEHTINNLGTASENLTAAESRIRDVDMAKEMMQQTKNNILAQAAQAMLAQANQAPQGVLQLLR; this is encoded by the coding sequence ATGATTATCAACCATAACGTACCGGCGTTGAACACTCACCGCCAATTGTCCATCAACACAGGTAACACTAATAAAAACATCGAAAAATTGTCTTCCGGTCTTCGTATCAACCGTGCTGGTGACGATGCTGCAGGTTTGGCAATTTCCGAAAAAATGCGCGGTCAAATCCGCGGTTTGGACCAAGCTTCCCGTAATGCTCAAGATGGTATCTCTTTGATCCAAACAGCTGAGGGTGCTTTGAACGAAACTCACTCCATCCTGCAACGTCAACGCGAGATTGCTAACCAATCTGCTAACGGAACAAACACAGATTCCGATCGTCAAGCGCTGCAAGATGAAATGAACGCTCTGACTTCCGAAATCAACCGTATCGGTAACACAACTGAGTTCAATACTCAAAAATTGTTGCAAGGTGACGGTAAATCTAACCTTACAGGTACTGGAGTAGCGAAAGACGGATTCTTGGCTAATGGTGTTACAAACAACGCAGCAGCTACACAAGCATTGACAGCAACTGCAAATGCTGCAGCTGGTGACACAGCTACGTTTACATTGAATGGTGAAGATCTGAAGATCAGCTTTACTGCATCTGGATCTAATGGTACTGCTGCAACTTTTGATTCAAAGGGTTATGATGTTACCTCTAATTCCGCGAATGTAGCAATAGCTGCTACACCTAGCGCTGTAACTACTGGTACTGCAATTGCAGATGCCCTGCAAAAAGTTATTGACAGCAATGAGAAATTGAAAGGTAGTTACACTGCAACTGCTGATGGAACAGGTAAAGTTACTATCACTGCTGTAGATAAAGAAAATGGTGGGAAGTTTGACGGTTCTGCTGGTAACATTGCAAAAGCGACAAGCACTGGAACATTGGCTTGGGCCGCAACTGATGGAGTAGCTTCTGTAGGTACTACAACTTACACTGATGCTAAAGGAACTCTTGACTTTACAAGTGTAAATTCTCCAGCTGCAGCAGAGAAATTGCTTGGTACTGGTTTAACAATTAACGGTCAACAAGTTGAGTTCTACGATGCAACAAAAGGTGAGTACAAAGGAAGCGCATTAGGAGTTAACATTAGTGCTTTGACTAAAACTGGTGCTACTGTAGGTGCTGGTGACGTTGCTCAAGCGATTGTAGACACTCTTGCTACCAAAATTGAAGGTGTAACACTTTCAGTAGGTACAGCAGGTGCTGATACCAATAAATTGGTAATCACAGCAAACGCTAAAGGCGAAGCTGGAAACGGAATCACTTTGAAAGATGGCGGAGTTCAAAAGAACTTCGAAACTTCTTTCCAAATCGGTGCTAACACTGGTCAATCCATGAGCCTGTCCATTGGCGACATGCGTTCTTCCGCTCTGGGTATCACTGGTAAAGCTGGCGATGCTGGTTTCACTAAAGATAATACAGTTACTGATGGAACGAATGATGTTAAAGGCGAAGCTGCTTTGAACATCTCTACGAAAGAAGGCGCTGCTGCTGCAATCGCAGTTCTGGATAAAGCAACTGCAACTGTATCCAGCGAACGTTCTAAACTGGGTGCTACTCAAAACCGTCTGGAGCACACAATCAACAACTTGGGAACAGCTTCTGAGAACCTGACAGCTGCTGAATCCCGTATCCGTGACGTTGACATGGCGAAAGAAATGATGCAACAAACGAAAAACAACATTTTGGCTCAAGCAGCTCAAGCGATGTTGGCACAAGCAAACCAAGCGCCACAAGGTGTTCTGCAATTGCTTCGTTAA
- the fliS gene encoding flagellar export chaperone FliS, giving the protein MITSPYDKYRQSSVQTSNPAQLVIMLYDGAIRFVKTAIDGLTQKDNEKTSLNLGKAQTIISELMSTLDRSYDISKSLHSLYEYTNHLLVEANVRKDVTKAKEAVGYLTDLRETWLQASKIVAGQEAPPVTTESAHG; this is encoded by the coding sequence TTGATTACATCTCCTTATGATAAATACCGTCAATCCTCAGTTCAGACTTCAAATCCGGCGCAATTGGTCATTATGTTGTATGATGGAGCAATTCGTTTTGTAAAGACAGCTATTGATGGATTGACCCAGAAGGATAATGAGAAGACAAGTCTGAATTTGGGGAAAGCCCAGACCATTATTAGTGAATTGATGAGTACCTTGGACCGTTCTTACGATATTTCTAAGAGTCTGCATTCATTATATGAATACACAAATCATCTGCTTGTGGAGGCAAACGTTCGCAAAGATGTAACCAAAGCTAAAGAAGCAGTAGGATATTTAACGGATCTTCGTGAAACGTGGCTACAAGCTTCTAAGATTGTTGCAGGTCAGGAAGCACCACCTGTTACTACTGAAAGTGCTCATGGATAA